One Clostridium estertheticum DNA segment encodes these proteins:
- the rpe gene encoding ribulose-phosphate 3-epimerase, translated as MIKISPSILSADFSRLGEHIKQLDAYGADMIHIDVMDGMFVPNISFGIPIIKSVRQLTKLPFDVHLMIEEPSRYVEAFAGAGADIITVHYEADRHIDRTINYIKSFGIKAGVALNPATPVDCIKHLISNLDMVLIMSVNPGFGGQKYIKYCSGKIKEVRALADKYNKDLMIQVDGGIDGVNISEVVSSGANVIVAGSAIFANDEIEKNIKSLRAGI; from the coding sequence ATGATAAAAATATCACCATCCATACTGTCAGCGGATTTTTCAAGGCTAGGAGAACATATTAAGCAGTTAGACGCATATGGTGCTGATATGATTCATATTGACGTAATGGATGGTATGTTCGTGCCTAACATTTCTTTTGGTATTCCAATTATTAAGAGTGTACGACAACTAACAAAATTGCCATTTGATGTGCATCTTATGATAGAAGAACCATCTAGATACGTAGAAGCTTTTGCAGGCGCGGGAGCTGACATTATAACTGTTCATTATGAAGCTGATAGGCATATTGATAGAACTATTAATTACATAAAAAGTTTTGGGATTAAAGCAGGAGTTGCATTAAATCCTGCAACACCTGTAGACTGTATTAAACATTTAATAAGTAATCTTGATATGGTACTTATTATGTCCGTAAACCCTGGATTTGGTGGGCAAAAGTATATTAAATACTGCTCAGGTAAAATTAAAGAAGTTAGAGCTCTTGCAGATAAATATAATAAAGACCTGATGATTCAAGTAGATGGTGGCATTGATGGAGTTAATATTTCAGAAGTTGTGAGTAGTGGGGCTAATGTAATTGTAGCTGGGTCCGCTATATTTGCGAATGATGAAATTGAGAAAAACATAAAATCATTAAGAGCCGGTATTTAA
- the rpmB gene encoding 50S ribosomal protein L28 yields the protein MSRKCEICDKGVISGVQYSHSHRQSKRKWAPNIQKVKAIVSGTPKSIHVCTRCLRSGKVQRAI from the coding sequence TTGTCAAGAAAATGCGAAATATGCGATAAAGGTGTTATTTCTGGTGTTCAATATAGTCACTCACACCGTCAATCAAAAAGGAAATGGGCTCCAAATATCCAAAAAGTTAAAGCTATAGTTAGCGGAACGCCTAAATCTATACATGTATGTACTAGATGTCTTCGTTCAGGTAAAGTACAACGAGCTATATAA
- the pknB gene encoding Stk1 family PASTA domain-containing Ser/Thr kinase, protein MIGTILGSRYELLEKIGEGGMAIVYKAKCHLLNRYVAVKILKEEFSNNIDFMEKFKKEAASAASLSSNYIVNIYDVGQERDINYIVMEYIKGKTLKQIILQNGSMNNSQVIDYGIQIAKALECAHKNNIIHRDIKPHNILVTEDGTVKVTDFGIAKASSSVTITNTSTVMGSAHYFSPEQAKASFVDCRTDIYSFGIVLYEMVTGRVPYDAESPVSVALKHIQEPVVPPKDINDNVPENLNKLILKAIEKEPIKRYQTANEMILDLQRIQKNSEYTIRSNNNENEYTRVMAPVNAADYEKTDVSKNENKKNNKTKIIVSVAVILLIVLLSIAGLIYKGIFAGNSKGVPVEKLVVPKILGLDKGEARTLVEGKHLTFTEIGEENNDKPKGTVLECFPPEGTEIKTNGEVRVRVSKGLETFTVPYVKGYDKITAKAMIEQNGLVLGNVSEEFSDSIASGIVISQDPNVDSTVQKGDKINLVISKGASIKYTVVPDLTGLSLNEAQRSLQSSNLKVGNTKEIVTSDKSQGGKIFSQTIAATTKVEQGNLVGYSYYTYKEPVKEQFEVPKFIGKTVKEAKDYATSYDITISVNGNDADIIDKQDKAPGSKADVGDTITLTSKPATPPVTPPVTQ, encoded by the coding sequence ATGATAGGAACCATATTAGGGAGTAGATATGAACTCCTAGAAAAAATTGGAGAGGGCGGAATGGCAATAGTTTATAAAGCTAAGTGTCATTTACTTAATCGTTATGTTGCTGTAAAAATACTAAAAGAAGAATTCTCAAATAATATAGATTTCATGGAAAAGTTTAAAAAAGAGGCTGCATCTGCAGCTAGTCTTTCATCAAATTATATAGTTAATATTTATGATGTTGGACAAGAAAGAGACATTAACTACATTGTAATGGAGTATATAAAAGGTAAAACACTAAAGCAAATTATACTTCAAAATGGTAGTATGAATAATAGTCAGGTAATAGATTATGGTATCCAAATTGCAAAGGCACTTGAATGTGCTCATAAGAATAACATTATACATAGGGACATAAAACCGCATAATATATTAGTGACTGAAGATGGAACCGTTAAAGTTACGGATTTTGGCATAGCAAAAGCTTCTAGTTCTGTAACAATAACTAATACTAGTACAGTAATGGGATCAGCTCATTATTTTTCACCAGAACAAGCTAAAGCGAGCTTTGTAGACTGCAGAACGGATATTTATTCTTTCGGAATAGTGCTTTATGAGATGGTTACAGGGAGAGTTCCTTATGATGCAGAAAGTCCTGTATCCGTAGCCTTAAAACATATACAAGAACCAGTGGTGCCTCCTAAGGACATAAATGACAATGTTCCTGAAAACCTAAATAAATTAATATTAAAAGCAATAGAGAAGGAACCAATAAAAAGATATCAAACTGCCAATGAAATGATTTTAGATTTACAAAGGATACAAAAGAATAGTGAGTATACTATAAGATCAAATAATAATGAAAATGAATATACTAGAGTTATGGCACCTGTAAATGCAGCTGATTATGAAAAAACTGATGTTTCAAAAAATGAAAACAAAAAAAATAATAAAACAAAGATAATAGTATCTGTTGCAGTAATTTTATTAATTGTACTACTGAGTATTGCAGGCTTAATATATAAAGGTATTTTTGCCGGTAATAGTAAAGGAGTGCCTGTAGAGAAGCTAGTTGTGCCTAAAATTTTAGGGCTTGATAAAGGCGAAGCAAGAACATTAGTTGAAGGAAAGCATCTGACTTTTACGGAAATTGGAGAAGAAAATAATGACAAACCCAAAGGTACGGTGCTAGAGTGTTTTCCTCCTGAAGGAACAGAAATAAAAACTAATGGTGAAGTAAGAGTTAGGGTGAGTAAAGGGCTAGAGACTTTCACAGTTCCTTATGTTAAAGGATATGATAAAATTACCGCTAAAGCTATGATTGAACAAAACGGTTTGGTATTAGGCAATGTTTCAGAGGAGTTCAGTGATTCCATTGCTAGTGGTATAGTAATAAGTCAGGATCCCAATGTAGATAGCACAGTTCAAAAGGGTGATAAAATAAATTTAGTTATAAGTAAGGGAGCAAGCATTAAATATACAGTGGTGCCAGATTTAACTGGACTATCTCTAAACGAGGCGCAACGATCATTGCAAAGTTCAAATTTAAAAGTAGGTAATACAAAAGAAATAGTAACTAGTGATAAATCACAGGGTGGTAAAATTTTCAGTCAAACAATTGCAGCAACTACAAAAGTGGAGCAAGGCAATTTAGTGGGATATAGTTATTATACTTATAAAGAACCTGTAAAAGAGCAATTTGAGGTTCCAAAGTTTATAGGTAAAACAGTTAAAGAAGCAAAAGATTATGCTACATCATATGATATAACTATATCGGTTAATGGTAATGATGCAGATATCATTGATAAGCAAGATAAAGCGCCAGGGAGTAAGGCCGATGTTGGAGATACTATTACACTAACATCAAAGCCGGCAACACCTCCAGTAACACCACCAGTTACTCAATAA
- the recG gene encoding ATP-dependent DNA helicase RecG yields MDIYSNIKYIKGVGPKMAETLNKCGIFNVLDLLLYFPRDYENVSAGKSILDSADSEKIIVECTVLNILKDLRLKNNKTLSTIVFCQGENKFKGKWFNQPYAKNSFKISNKYMITGKVNTFKGEITMMNPKIVKNTSMDIDDTLNISDSLDNINSLDTNSAMKTNKIIATYPLKNNITNNFFNKIISDVLCNVEISENLPKWILEKYGFCSLDEATRNIHSPKSSELLDAAKKRLKFQELFTYSLKILMLKEFIKSHNDGIQFKIAPELTTLKDCLPFNLTKAQSKVVREILIDQKKDIAMNRLLQGDVGSGKTIVAIITMFNVVKNGYQAVMMAPTEILANQHYEEIQKVLKDFPLTIQLLTGSISPKNKELIKQELKNGTIDIIIGTHALIEENVEFKNLGMIVTDEQHRFGVSQRNRLSNKGKNIDILVMTATPIPRTLSLYLYGDLDVSIIDELPPGRQNIDTSYESMASSKQVYEFALSEINKGRQVYIVCPLVEENEEMKLSSVQVLYEKLKGEYFSSIEIAMVYGKMPSKQKNEIMDRFKSGEIKALISTTVIEVGVNVPNATVMIIENSERFGLAQLHQLRGRVGRGVHKSYCILLANITNKIVKKRLDIMIKSNDGFYIAEEDLKTRGAGELFGFKQHGESGLILADVIEDINILKLANNEAKQLIQSDNIEDIKVKNEIIEKIQQSSNYICFN; encoded by the coding sequence GTGGATATTTATAGTAATATAAAATATATAAAGGGTGTTGGACCTAAGATGGCAGAAACTTTGAATAAATGTGGGATTTTTAATGTATTAGATTTATTGTTATATTTTCCACGAGATTATGAGAATGTATCTGCTGGCAAAAGCATTCTGGACTCTGCGGACAGTGAAAAAATCATTGTAGAGTGTACTGTTTTAAATATATTAAAAGATCTTAGGTTAAAAAATAATAAAACTCTTTCTACCATAGTTTTTTGCCAAGGTGAAAATAAATTCAAAGGCAAATGGTTTAATCAACCATATGCAAAAAACAGCTTTAAAATTTCAAATAAATATATGATAACAGGTAAAGTAAATACGTTTAAGGGTGAAATCACAATGATGAATCCTAAAATAGTAAAAAACACCTCAATGGACATAGATGACACATTGAATATAAGTGATTCATTAGATAATATTAATTCATTGGATACGAATAGTGCAATGAAAACAAATAAAATTATTGCAACATACCCACTTAAAAACAATATTACAAATAATTTTTTCAATAAAATTATTTCTGACGTGCTGTGCAATGTTGAGATAAGTGAGAATTTGCCTAAATGGATTCTGGAGAAATATGGTTTTTGTTCCTTGGATGAGGCTACCCGAAATATACATAGCCCCAAAAGTTCAGAATTGCTTGATGCAGCAAAGAAAAGACTTAAATTTCAAGAGTTATTTACATATTCATTGAAAATATTAATGTTAAAAGAGTTTATAAAATCTCATAATGATGGTATCCAATTTAAAATAGCTCCAGAACTTACAACTTTGAAGGACTGCCTTCCCTTTAACCTTACTAAAGCACAAAGTAAAGTTGTACGGGAAATTCTAATAGATCAAAAGAAGGATATAGCCATGAATAGGTTACTGCAAGGTGACGTTGGGAGTGGTAAAACAATAGTTGCTATAATTACTATGTTTAATGTGGTGAAAAATGGTTATCAAGCAGTTATGATGGCACCAACTGAAATTTTAGCAAATCAACATTACGAGGAAATTCAAAAGGTATTAAAGGATTTTCCACTAACAATACAGCTATTAACTGGAAGTATATCGCCTAAAAATAAGGAATTAATAAAACAGGAACTAAAGAATGGAACTATTGATATTATTATTGGAACCCATGCACTTATTGAAGAGAATGTAGAGTTTAAAAACTTAGGTATGATTGTTACTGACGAGCAGCATCGATTTGGAGTGTCACAAAGAAATAGGTTATCCAATAAAGGCAAAAATATAGATATTCTTGTAATGACAGCTACTCCTATTCCGAGAACACTATCACTATATTTATATGGTGATTTAGATGTATCAATTATAGATGAATTGCCACCAGGTAGACAGAATATTGATACCTCCTATGAAAGTATGGCTTCTAGTAAACAGGTTTATGAATTTGCACTAAGTGAAATTAATAAGGGAAGACAGGTTTATATAGTTTGCCCCTTAGTAGAAGAAAATGAAGAAATGAAGTTAAGTTCCGTTCAGGTACTTTATGAAAAATTAAAGGGTGAATATTTTAGTTCTATAGAAATAGCAATGGTATATGGTAAAATGCCCAGTAAGCAAAAAAATGAAATCATGGATAGATTTAAATCTGGAGAAATTAAAGCATTGATTTCCACAACAGTAATTGAAGTTGGAGTAAATGTACCAAATGCGACTGTTATGATAATAGAAAACTCGGAAAGATTTGGACTTGCACAACTTCACCAACTTAGAGGAAGAGTAGGAAGAGGAGTACATAAGTCCTATTGTATACTACTAGCCAATATCACAAACAAAATAGTGAAAAAAAGATTAGATATAATGATAAAAAGTAATGATGGTTTTTATATTGCTGAAGAGGATTTGAAAACTCGAGGTGCTGGAGAGTTATTTGGCTTTAAACAGCATGGTGAATCGGGTTTAATTCTAGCAGATGTGATTGAAGACATTAATATTTTAAAACTAGCAAATAATGAAGCAAAACAATTAATACAAAGTGATAATATTGAAGATATAAAGGTGAAAAATGAGATAATAGAAAAAATCCAGCAAAGTTCTAATTATATTTGTTTTAATTAG
- the rlmN gene encoding 23S rRNA (adenine(2503)-C(2))-methyltransferase RlmN, translating into MTNILDLNLVELKQWMKSNFESEFRAKQVSDWIYKGIWKFEDMNNIPQGTREKLESNFYIGIPELACEYTSKINDTRKYLFELNDGNLIECVVMKYKHGNSICISTQVGCRMGCKFCASTIGGMIRNLTPGEMLSQIMKSQNLIGERISNVVLMGSGEPFDNFENVIKFLDIVNSENGLNIGQRHITISTCGIVPKIKEFADIDLQTTLAISLHAATDEIRMKSMPIANKYSIAEIIDACKYYINKTNRRVTFEYALVADLNDSLLDAEKLSVLLSGMLCHVNLIPINEIQENELKRSSNDAVSKFKSVLEANNIQTTIRREMGLDINAACGQLRGSYIKGNEGV; encoded by the coding sequence ATGACAAATATTTTAGACTTAAATTTAGTAGAGCTAAAGCAATGGATGAAAAGTAATTTCGAGAGTGAATTTAGAGCTAAACAAGTGTCAGACTGGATTTATAAGGGGATTTGGAAATTTGAAGATATGAATAATATTCCACAAGGTACAAGAGAAAAGCTTGAAAGTAATTTTTATATAGGAATACCAGAACTTGCATGTGAATATACTTCAAAAATAAACGATACAAGAAAATATCTTTTTGAACTAAATGATGGTAATTTAATTGAGTGCGTTGTTATGAAATATAAACATGGAAATTCTATATGCATCTCCACTCAAGTTGGATGCAGGATGGGATGTAAATTTTGTGCTTCTACTATTGGGGGTATGATTAGAAACCTAACACCAGGAGAAATGTTGTCTCAAATAATGAAATCACAGAATCTAATTGGTGAGAGAATTTCTAATGTTGTGCTAATGGGAAGTGGGGAACCCTTTGATAATTTTGAAAATGTAATAAAATTTCTAGACATTGTTAATTCAGAAAATGGACTTAATATTGGTCAAAGACATATAACTATTTCTACTTGTGGTATTGTACCAAAAATAAAAGAATTTGCAGATATTGATTTGCAAACTACCCTGGCTATTTCACTTCACGCAGCTACTGATGAAATTAGAATGAAGAGCATGCCAATTGCAAATAAGTATTCTATTGCAGAAATTATTGATGCATGTAAGTACTACATAAATAAAACTAATAGAAGAGTAACTTTTGAATATGCTCTTGTAGCGGATCTTAATGATAGTTTGCTAGATGCGGAAAAGTTAAGTGTGCTTCTTTCGGGCATGTTATGTCATGTTAATTTAATTCCAATTAATGAGATACAAGAGAATGAACTTAAAAGATCTTCAAATGATGCGGTTTCTAAATTTAAGAGTGTACTTGAAGCTAATAATATTCAGACAACAATAAGGCGTGAAATGGGCCTGGATATTAATGCAGCATGTGGACAACTTAGAGGAAGCTATATTAAAGGAAATGAGGGGGTGTAG
- a CDS encoding thiamine diphosphokinase: MKVIIISGGNPPSLEFLLKEITEDTFLIGADSGANCLYDYNIEPDLLVGDFDSIDKVAFDYFKKGKCTIDIYPTEKDFTDTEIATQKAICMKPNEIVFLGCTGSRIDHLLGNIGMLKICLQNGVNAYLKDENNVVRLINTSISLKGSVGQIFSVQSYGDEIIGLTIEGAKYPLNNYNLKVGQSITISNEFAVPQVEIKFKAGTLMLILSSD, translated from the coding sequence ATGAAGGTCATAATAATATCCGGGGGGAATCCTCCATCTCTAGAATTTCTCTTGAAGGAAATTACTGAGGATACATTTTTAATTGGAGCAGATAGTGGGGCTAATTGTCTATATGATTATAATATAGAGCCAGATTTATTAGTAGGAGATTTTGACTCCATTGATAAAGTGGCATTTGATTATTTTAAAAAAGGCAAATGTACTATCGATATCTACCCTACAGAAAAAGATTTTACTGATACTGAAATTGCAACACAAAAGGCTATATGCATGAAACCAAATGAAATAGTATTCCTCGGTTGCACCGGAAGTAGAATTGATCATTTACTCGGAAACATTGGAATGCTTAAAATTTGTTTGCAAAACGGCGTTAATGCCTACTTAAAGGATGAGAACAATGTTGTTAGGTTAATTAACACATCAATATCGTTAAAGGGCAGTGTGGGGCAGATATTCTCTGTACAATCTTATGGGGATGAAATAATTGGATTAACCATAGAGGGCGCAAAATATCCACTAAATAATTATAATTTAAAAGTCGGACAGAGTATAACTATTTCAAATGAATTTGCGGTGCCGCAAGTTGAAATTAAATTTAAAGCTGGAACGCTAATGTTAATATTATCATCAGATTAA
- a CDS encoding Stp1/IreP family PP2C-type Ser/Thr phosphatase, giving the protein MLGVLSDVGNVRKTNEDSVGYFEGSDFDIYAVADGMGGHNAGEVASELAIKVILEYVKQNQHGMDLKEVLSEGIKSANKKIYEMASESDALSGMGTTITICFKKQDKMVVANVGDSSCYVIDSNRKLLKITRDHSLVQQLLDNGTITEEKARNHPNKNIITRALGTNEEVEVDLFDVDLNSIIKCILCTDGLTNDVTYEEMYDIIMENDNDSSCKMLVDLSKSKGGRDNISVIVFEGECRDDRNHIRE; this is encoded by the coding sequence ATGCTGGGGGTTTTATCTGATGTTGGAAATGTTAGAAAAACAAATGAAGACTCTGTAGGTTATTTTGAAGGCAGTGATTTTGACATTTATGCTGTAGCAGATGGTATGGGAGGACACAATGCAGGAGAAGTTGCAAGTGAACTTGCTATTAAGGTTATACTAGAATATGTGAAGCAGAATCAGCATGGCATGGATTTAAAAGAAGTGCTTTCTGAGGGAATAAAATCTGCGAATAAGAAAATTTATGAAATGGCAAGTGAGAGTGATGCCCTTAGTGGCATGGGTACAACTATAACAATTTGTTTTAAAAAGCAAGATAAAATGGTTGTGGCAAATGTAGGGGATAGTAGTTGTTATGTCATCGATAGTAATAGAAAATTATTAAAAATCACAAGAGACCATTCACTGGTACAACAGCTTTTAGATAATGGGACTATAACTGAAGAAAAAGCTAGAAATCATCCAAATAAGAATATTATTACAAGAGCACTTGGAACAAATGAGGAAGTAGAAGTTGATTTATTTGATGTGGATTTGAATAGTATAATTAAATGTATTTTATGTACAGATGGGCTTACTAATGATGTGACTTATGAAGAAATGTATGATATTATTATGGAAAATGACAATGATTCTAGCTGCAAAATGTTAGTGGATTTAAGCAAATCTAAGGGCGGAAGAGATAACATATCAGTTATCGTATTTGAAGGAGAGTGCAGAGATGATAGGAACCATATTAGGGAGTAG
- a CDS encoding Asp23/Gls24 family envelope stress response protein → MKGNITNENGIIYYSEESLANIVGISTMECYGVVGMALKDAKDGFWQLIKSDGLNKGVKIHSKENQLFIELYIIVEYGTKISVIANNIIQKIRYNVENYTGLKVAAITVNVQGVRV, encoded by the coding sequence ATGAAAGGTAACATTACGAACGAGAATGGTATTATATATTATTCAGAGGAGTCGTTAGCTAATATAGTTGGCATTTCTACAATGGAGTGTTATGGAGTTGTGGGCATGGCATTAAAAGATGCTAAGGATGGATTTTGGCAATTAATTAAGAGCGATGGGTTAAATAAAGGCGTTAAAATTCATTCTAAGGAAAATCAGCTATTTATTGAATTGTATATAATAGTTGAATATGGCACGAAAATCTCTGTAATTGCAAATAATATAATTCAAAAAATAAGATATAATGTTGAAAATTATACAGGACTAAAAGTTGCAGCAATAACAGTAAACGTACAAGGTGTAAGGGTTTAA
- the rsgA gene encoding ribosome small subunit-dependent GTPase A, with protein MQGVIIKGIGGLYFVKVEDKVIECKARGKFRYAGLSPVIGDKVEIMLEVDTSKGVIEKIFDRDNEMIRPVVANVTQAFVVFAFKQPDLNMDLLNKFLVLCEFYKLKIVLCLNKLDLVEEVNEDLIKELRSVGCDIVFLKAKEGEGLVELKTKIKNNISVFCGPSGVGKSTILNNIVGREAMITGDISKKSQKGKHTTRHSELIEYEEGFLLDTPGFSSLSLDFIDKEQLQHCFPEFEKHRDGCRFSNCMHYKEPNCRVKEAVEDNEIYRDRYKFYIKTLEEIIARGNRK; from the coding sequence ATGCAAGGAGTAATCATAAAAGGTATAGGCGGATTATATTTTGTAAAAGTTGAAGATAAAGTTATTGAATGTAAGGCAAGAGGGAAGTTCAGGTATGCTGGACTTTCCCCTGTTATTGGTGACAAAGTTGAAATAATGCTGGAGGTAGACACTAGCAAAGGCGTAATTGAAAAAATCTTTGATAGAGATAATGAGATGATACGCCCAGTGGTTGCTAATGTTACTCAAGCTTTTGTAGTTTTTGCTTTTAAACAACCTGACTTAAATATGGATTTGCTCAATAAATTTCTAGTGCTTTGTGAATTTTATAAGTTAAAGATAGTCCTTTGTTTAAATAAGTTGGATTTAGTTGAAGAAGTTAATGAGGATCTTATAAAAGAATTAAGAAGTGTGGGATGTGATATAGTATTTTTAAAAGCAAAAGAGGGTGAAGGTCTAGTCGAGCTTAAAACAAAAATAAAAAATAATATTAGTGTTTTTTGTGGGCCTTCTGGAGTTGGAAAGTCAACTATACTCAATAATATAGTTGGAAGAGAAGCTATGATAACCGGAGATATAAGCAAGAAATCCCAAAAGGGCAAGCACACTACAAGGCACAGTGAACTTATCGAATATGAAGAAGGATTTTTACTAGATACACCAGGATTTTCCTCTTTAAGTTTAGATTTCATCGACAAAGAACAATTACAACATTGTTTTCCAGAATTTGAAAAGCACAGAGATGGATGTAGATTTTCTAATTGCATGCATTATAAGGAACCTAACTGCAGAGTTAAAGAAGCGGTAGAAGATAATGAAATTTACAGGGATAGGTATAAATTTTATATAAAAACATTAGAAGAAATTATTGCTAGGGGGAATAGAAAATGA
- a CDS encoding DAK2 domain-containing protein, whose translation MEYLKINGQHFRNMVINASNRLEDEKEYVNSLNVFPVPDGDTGTNMSMTFKAAVCEIENMSTTSIGEISQKIARGALMGARGNSGVILSQIFRGIGKGLEGKEEVTSEEFAKSILEGATFAYKAVMRPTEGTILTIIKAAGESAVNSEATNLVALMEEVCKHSQIMLDKTPDMLPALKEAKVVDAGGMGLLILFKGMYEALKNNMEATINKSDKQVSKSETISSAAADMPVNIKYGYCTELLVIVKSVDTNELKNYLEKHGDSMVVVTQDEFLKIHIHTNDPGLVLSKAVTLGELSKIKIENMREQHRNLLGIQEELSEEATEGTVKENTAEEKKYGFVSVALGEGIKNIFQDLGVDVVIEGGQTMNPSTQDILDSINKINAENIFVLPNNKNILMAALQAVELTDKNVIVIPSKTIPQGITAVTMFNAEVSVEENENTLKEAIKNVATASVTYAVKDTESDGNIIKQGNILGLVENKIKEVGTDIYKVCSDIIDSMITEDSELVTIFYGEDCITSEVEEFISDLENKYPNIDIQHYNGKQPLYYFIASVE comes from the coding sequence TTGGAATACTTAAAAATTAACGGACAACATTTCCGTAATATGGTAATTAATGCGTCAAATAGGTTAGAAGATGAAAAAGAATATGTAAACTCACTAAATGTATTTCCAGTTCCAGATGGAGATACAGGTACTAATATGTCAATGACATTTAAGGCTGCAGTGTGTGAAATTGAAAATATGTCAACTACGTCTATTGGTGAGATATCGCAAAAGATAGCTAGAGGCGCGCTGATGGGTGCAAGAGGTAATTCAGGCGTTATACTATCACAAATATTTAGAGGCATTGGAAAAGGCCTAGAAGGTAAGGAGGAAGTTACTTCTGAAGAATTTGCTAAAAGTATTTTAGAAGGTGCAACTTTTGCATATAAGGCTGTTATGAGACCTACTGAAGGAACTATTTTAACTATAATTAAAGCTGCTGGTGAAAGTGCAGTCAATAGCGAAGCAACTAACTTAGTTGCACTTATGGAAGAAGTTTGCAAGCATAGTCAAATTATGCTAGATAAAACTCCAGATATGCTTCCAGCGTTAAAAGAAGCAAAAGTAGTTGATGCAGGTGGCATGGGGCTTCTAATATTGTTTAAAGGAATGTATGAAGCTTTAAAAAACAATATGGAAGCTACTATTAATAAATCAGATAAACAAGTTAGTAAATCAGAAACAATATCATCTGCAGCTGCAGATATGCCAGTAAACATAAAGTATGGTTACTGTACTGAATTATTGGTTATTGTTAAAAGCGTTGATACTAATGAATTAAAAAATTACTTAGAAAAACATGGAGATTCAATGGTTGTAGTGACCCAAGATGAATTTCTTAAAATTCATATACACACCAATGATCCAGGGCTAGTGCTTTCTAAAGCAGTAACACTAGGTGAACTTTCTAAGATAAAAATAGAAAATATGAGAGAGCAACATAGAAATTTATTAGGCATTCAAGAGGAATTATCTGAGGAAGCAACAGAGGGAACGGTAAAAGAAAATACTGCTGAAGAAAAAAAATATGGATTTGTATCCGTTGCACTAGGTGAGGGCATTAAAAATATTTTTCAGGATTTGGGTGTCGACGTTGTAATTGAGGGCGGTCAAACTATGAATCCAAGTACACAAGATATATTAGATAGTATCAATAAAATTAATGCTGAAAATATATTTGTATTACCTAATAATAAAAATATACTTATGGCTGCGCTGCAGGCGGTGGAACTTACAGACAAAAACGTAATAGTTATTCCTTCTAAAACAATACCTCAAGGAATAACTGCCGTAACAATGTTTAATGCAGAAGTCAGTGTAGAAGAAAATGAAAATACATTAAAAGAAGCAATTAAAAATGTTGCAACCGCTTCTGTAACCTATGCAGTTAAAGATACTGAATCTGATGGTAATATAATAAAACAAGGAAATATTCTAGGTTTAGTTGAGAACAAAATTAAAGAAGTTGGAACAGATATTTACAAGGTTTGCTCCGATATTATAGATAGTATGATCACAGAGGATAGTGAGCTTGTTACAATTTTCTATGGTGAGGATTGTATAACAAGTGAAGTAGAAGAATTTATTTCTGATTTAGAGAACAAATATCCGAATATAGACATTCAACATTATAATGGAAAACAGCCACTATATTATTTTATTGCTTCCGTTGAATAA